The Oscillatoria acuminata PCC 6304 genomic interval ACTCAAGAGTTTCTCCCTCTTCATTGGCAAACTCCACCTCATACTCACCTTCGGCAAAACACTCCACAATCGCTCCCTGACTTCCGGCCCGCAGATGATAATTTGGCAAATCGACTAAGAGTTCAATGATATCAAATAGCTCAGGTTGACTCATGGTCTTTTCCTAACATATAGTGTCACTAATCTAGCAGTATCACTCTCAGATTCAACTATCCAACCCGTTCGGACAATTTCTTGCTGTCCTTCTTGTATTCCCCTAATCTCCAAATCTACCTGATAGCGTTGTCCATGTTTATCTGTAGACTGCAAAATTGCTTCTGTTTCTAAGGCTTGAAGCAAAATCTGTTGCAGTAGAGGTTGGTAGTTATCTTGAGTAAATCCAAGATGACGCTCAAACATGAGGGCTTTATCAGCTCCTTTGGGGTTATCCGGGTTAAGTGCGTACTCTGTCAGCTTGCGAGGATCGATAACCAAACGGCTGACAATATCTGCAAGTTTCATCTACATTAACCGATTCATTCCCTAAAACTAACACAGATGGGCTACTCATGCTCATCCAAATTCAGCTTATGAAAGCCTTTTGTAACTTTTGATCGCCTAGGAGGATTTGGTTTTATGAACTTCCACCCTTCCAGCGTTCGGGGTTTTCTCCTCCCTCTGACTCCCTTATC includes:
- a CDS encoding DUF6883 domain-containing protein codes for the protein MKLADIVSRLVIDPRKLTEYALNPDNPKGADKALMFERHLGFTQDNYQPLLQQILLQALETEAILQSTDKHGQRYQVDLEIRGIQEGQQEIVRTGWIVESESDTARLVTLYVRKRP